TGACATTCCTTCTCCAAGCCAATAGGCAAGTGAATAAATGCAGCATTGTGGTTCATTTTGGAACGCATTTGCTTCAATactctgtaaatattttatttggttacaACAAATTtggagttatatttttattttacagcttATGAATGCATGGTAAAATAANNNNNNNNNNNNNNNNNNNNNNNNNNNNNNNNNNNNNNNNNNNNNNNNNNNNNNNNNNNNNNNNNNNNNNNNNNNNNNNNNNNNNNNNNNNNNNNNNNNNNNNNNNNNNNNNNNNNNNNNNNNNNNNNNNNNNNNNNNNNNNNNNNNNNNNNNNNNNNNNNNNNNNNNNNNNNNNNNNNNNNNNNNNNNNNNNNNNNNNNNNNNNNNNNNNNNNNNNNNNNNNNNNNNNNNNNNNNNNNNNNNNNNNNNNNNNNNNNNNNNNNNNNNNNNNNNNNNNNNNNNNNNNNNNNNNNNNNNNNNNNNNNNNNNNNNNNNNNNNNNNNNNNNNNNNNNNNNNNNNNNNNNNNNNNNNNNNNNNNNNNNNNNNNNNNNNNNNNNNNNNNNNNNNNNNNNNNNNNNNNNNNNNNNNNNNNNNNNNNNNNNNNNNNNNNNNNNNNNNNNNNNNNNNNNNNNNNNNNNNNNNNNNNNNNNNNNNNNNNNNNNNNNNNNNNNNNNNNNNNGTATTTCTTTATATGGAGTGGCATCGCTGAAGGGCCTTCAATTTTTGATAGAATTCTTATTATGTTCATGCCCCAAAAGTATCAACCCGATCATATGTTCTTGAGACAGGTATCAATGAATTTAAGTTTGGACTTTAATTTTGTTGGCACGTAATGGCCACTAACTATATTTACGATTCCAGGTGCCAATACGTCGTGTACACCTATTCACTGCAATCCAACTGACGTGTCTCGTCTGCTTGTGGGTGATAAAATCTTTTTCAATGACTTCCATACTCTTCCCTTTGATGTTAGTTGTAATGATTGGGATAAGGAAAGCGTTGGATTTCTTCTTCACGAGGAGGGAGATGAAAATTCTCGATGACGTCATGCCGGAGATGACAAAACGGAACCAAGACGAATTGCGGGAGCTAGGAGACGCTGAGGTGGGCTGGCATGTAAAACTCTTACGTCTATGTCGTCGAAACTGATCTTGCATTATTTCCTTTAGTTATCCTGCATCATATCgcatttttgttattacaattcataattgttttaaaataaactcgaTGTTATAGTCATGaagctgtattttattttttatgtgaattgTCCTTTTCCGCGTAAGTTTTGCTcccatattttgtttttcatctACCTCTTGTTCAGCCGCTATAGATCGATTGAGAATGTGGgtctaatatttaatgtaattcttTGAAGAATGTTCTATTTATTCCATTACAATAAGTCTCAGAAGACTGGTGGTAAATTTGACTGATAGGATGTTTAgaagtatttcattattattgtataatttgctGTAAGTATATGTTTGTAAGCAGGAATCTTATCACTGTAAATAAAGGTCCAATttggtgtaaaaaaaaagtttcttaGGCAAATACCTTGTAGGAAGCGAACAAGAGCAACCCGCCACAATACGAAGAGAATCTACAAATACCACTCATCAACGGAAACATTATGAACATACCGCTTGCATCAATAAACATATCGGAGGAAGTGAACAAAACGGGCATATGGAAGCAAGTGAACAACAGCAACAAGATGAAAAAGAGTGACGGGAAAGACTACAAACCAAAGTCAGGGAAGAAGAAGTAAGTGGCCaggaaatacatttttcatgtGCACATTCATTAGCGTCATCCACCCTTGTCACACATTAATCTTCTATAAACAATTTCagtattaaacacaaaaaactCATGTCCAAAACCGCACAATCAGAAATAGAGAGGAGATTATCAACTATGGACGAGGTCGAAGAAGATGACCCTTCTGTAAAGGTGTGCGTTAGTGACACCAAGTTTTAGAGGCGCATGACACGATTAAGATTCTGCAACCGACATGAGAGCACATTACCAGAACAACGCATGAAGTCGACTCTAGATTAGATTAGACATTGACGGACATTTGGggttttgtttattcaattcttgtaaattatatattgaccGTGGAAACTTATATTTCCTATTATAATAGGACAGTACGATGCTGGAACTCACATTCTCATTTTCGAGTATCAAACCATTATCCGCTGTCAGATATTTAGTATCGTTCGTTTTAAATGtcctgtttatattattatacagggtcattttacatcgcgttactaaattaaatcacttacacatttgtttttacCTCTCCTAAATTTGTGCCAAACGTCATCTatgaataacaaacattttcacgaaaACTTGCATTGTTAGTTTCTtaaattttgatcattttgaaattttgtctGCATATGGTGTGaataagtgtatttctgaatgaaagtgCGATATAGCCGCTCCGACAAATTTTCTTCGTGTAGTAGTTGCGCatttaaaatcaacattatttaattattcatatagatCCATACTTACACGTTTTTTATTCATCTATAGTTATAATAACCTACGGTAAagtgttgttttaaaaaaaaatatttctaagtacaaagaatttatattacagtagtagAAGGTTGAAGGATCAATCATAGTAAagtacctcaaaataaaattataataaacttgaagttattaacagaataatttaactcaGAGTAAAAAGCGTGGGGTGCTTGATAaagtatgtattataatcattctATAGGAAACTCTCatcaaattattgcattatCATCGGTCCTTGATACGTgtgtaaagtttcaaattaatcagaTTTCTGGAAATTGGTGAAAATTGAGCTCAAAGATtccgttacatacatacatacatagatacaacccaagctaataaaagcgtgttaaaacaaatacatattttaatttattaacgcaatgtcaaaatgaccctgtatagtagATGTTGTCTACACAAATGTATACAGCCAGTTACTACATGTAgcacaatgtttttaatatttacactcTTACAAGTTACAATTATGATAATgtgttatatattacaatattttactgaaaaagaaagtcagaaatattatttaaaaggtGAACGCATAACCACACAGTATTTATAGTATACGTAAGGGTGTATAAATCTACATTTGCTAGTATATTCACAATTCCTTGTTAATATACATGTACTTGTATGtagttatatgttataaatattatgtttatttatgtaatatttaatattctataggaaataaaactataacaaatCGTTCAAAATCGTGTAGGTTTTTATCAAATGCAGGAGTTCCATATACAACGTAAGTTCATTTTTGGCACTAGTTTATGTAAACACTTTGTAGTTTTCTTTACATAAATGGCATTTTTAACCTTAGATGTAActattgttatgtttgttatcgtgttatattttaatattttataatcattgtaGACTACTGTCTCTCTATGTTTCTATTTATTGCTTcgttttttaatgaaaattaaacactTAAAAATTGCCTAAGTTGTGCTATATTAGCACTTTTGGAACAAATTATTAGCtacatatgaatatttaaatattatttcgcaTGACTCTCTTTTATGGATTTACGATTAGCATGTTCTTTTcttttcctttatttattaacataacttattatttcGTCCATATTTTTTTCGCAATTTTCATAAACCATTTCTCAACCTGTGGTATTTCAGAGCGATGTCGTAAGGCGCAAGGAGTCTTGGAGTGGTGGAAATAAAAAGAATGAATCTAGAAATAATAGTTCTGCTGAAAACGATTCGAGTTTTAatgcttaaaatttatttttatatcacttaTGTTCTGTGTTAAATGGAATGTACGTTTCAAGAACCGTTAGGTTTAAATTAGTGTTAACAATTTGTATTCCAAATGTatcgttgttttatttaataacattttatataatactgatCAATTAGCGTGCTTACATCCAAATGAGAAAATGATGCGTGATATTTAATGTAATCTGTTAAATGTATAATGAttagattttaatgtattttataaatcttacaTGTCTTAGTTGATTATTCTTAAATGTTCTTATAAAGTGGCCAAAATGTTAAGTGCACACAGATAAATTCGTCACTTGGCGAGAATAAGTTATCGATTCATAGCAGTTATGCTGTTTTTTCCTACCATAATCCCATTTTAAAGTAAAGCTACTCAACTTACAACTCTGGGGCTTTATTTTCTATGACAGTGTACACTCGCCAAACGGCTTTGTTATGTTCTCTTCGTGAAATCAGCATGGAATGGTGTTCTATGAcattttctattgtcttaaacgcgacacGGCGCGTTACGTGCTtattacgcactgttaaaataacaactTGCTAAGAGAATAACTGGCCTGGGCCCTAATTCTGTATGATATGTCCTAATTctgtaacgcggccgtgtcatgttatctccgagaaatgtgcgtggaatggtattctgtaagtcaaatttctatagtcctaaacatgacgcgttgtgttacgtgcttattcactattaaaataacgtgcgggatagagaataaggccctgcTCTATGTGTGCtccgactagaaatttaaagcCAAACCTTTCTACGTAACTCACCTTTGAAACGCTACAAGTTATCTCCATAGTGGTTCTACAACTTCTAAGAATGATTTATTCCAATTCATATGGTCAATCCGATTATCTTTTCCTGACTTCTTAGGTTGATGGTGTGGATCCTCTTATTtacttttgatatttattatttattatttagtggtGACACGTTGATATTTTACCTCCTTTTTTAAACTCTCCTAACGTGGCttgcttttcaaacttgacataATAGTCGTATAAACGATACacccaaacaaaataaattagattggATTGAACCTCTCCTGTC
This DNA window, taken from Manduca sexta isolate Smith_Timp_Sample1 chromosome 23, JHU_Msex_v1.0, whole genome shotgun sequence, encodes the following:
- the LOC119190273 gene encoding uncharacterized protein LOC119190273, with the translated sequence MNIPLASINISEEVNKTGIWKQVNNSNKMKKSDGKDYKPKSGKKNIKHKKLMSKTAQSEIERRLSTMDEVEEDDPSVKSDVVRRKESWSGGNKKNESRNNSSAENDSSFNA